In one Salvelinus fontinalis isolate EN_2023a chromosome 16, ASM2944872v1, whole genome shotgun sequence genomic region, the following are encoded:
- the LOC129812972 gene encoding serine/threonine-protein phosphatase 2A 56 kDa regulatory subunit epsilon isoform-like isoform X1 codes for MSSAATTPPSVDKVDGFSRKSVRKAKQKRSQSSSQFRSQGKPIELTPLPLLKDVPAPEQPELFLKKLQQCCTVFDFMDTLSDLKMKEYKRSTLNELVDYVTVSRGYLTEQAYPEVVKMVSYNIFRTLPPTDSNEFDPEEDEPTLEASWPHLQLVYEFFIRFLESQEFQPSIAKKYIDQKFVLQLLELFDSEDPRERDYLKTVLHRIYGKFLGLRAFIRKQINNIFLRFVYETEHFNGVAELLEILGSIINGFALPLKAEHKQFLVKVLMPLHTVRSLSLFHAQLAYCIVQFLEKDPALTEPVIRGLLKFWPKTCSQKENCLNSSGHGLKCVKHSTGMLDHVDSNASHSCQVGRMSFGWWTILYTHGKLLRVGKPSSFAVLDALKQVMYLGELEEILDVIEPTQFVKIQESLFKQISRCVSSPHFQVAERALYYWNNEYIMSLIEENSSVILPIMFASLYRISKEHWNPAIVALVYNVLKAFMEMNSTLFDELTATYKSDRQREKKKEKEREELWKKLEDLELKRSLRRDGIIPT; via the exons ACGTGCCAGCGCCGGAGCAGCCGGAGCTGTTCCTGAAGAAGCTGCAACAGTGCTGTACTGTTTTTGACTTCATGGACACGCTGTCTGACCTAAAGATGAAAGAGTACAAGCGCTCCACACTCAACGAACTGGTGGACTATGTCACCGTCAGCAGGGGCTACCTGACAGAACAGGCCTACCCGGAGGTTGTCAAAATG GTGTCTTACAACATATTCCGGACCCTTCCGCCCACGGACAGTAATGAGTTTGACCCAGAGGAGGATGAACCCACACTCGAGGCCTCATGGCCGCACTTACAG CTGGTGTATGAGTTCTTCATACGATTCTTGGAGAGTCAAGAATTCCAGCCCAGCATTGCCAAAAAGTACATAGACCAGAAATTTGTTCTACAG CTCTTGGAGCTCTTTGACAGTGAGGACCCTCGGGAGAGAGATTACCTGAAAACAGTCTTACACAGAATCTATGGGAAATTCCTGGGGCTGAGGGCTTTTATACGAAAACAGATAAATAATATTTTTCTACG TTTTGTTTATGAGACTGAGCACTTTAACGGGGTTGCTGAGTTGCTGGAGATCTTGGGAAG CATAATCAATGGTTTTGCCCTGCCGCTCAAAGCAGAGCACAAACAGTTTCTGGTCAAAGTGTTGATGCCCCTCCACACTGTCAGGAGTCTGTCCCTCTTCCACGCACAG TTGGCGTATTGCATTGTACAGTTCCTAGAGAAAGACCCAGCGTTAACAGAACCA GTCATCAGGGGCTTACTGAAGTTCTGGCCAAAAACCTGCAGTCAAAAAGAG aactgcctcaattcatcggggcatggactaaaATGTgtcaagcattccacagggatgctggaccatgttgattccaatgcttcccacagttgtcaagttggtaggatgtcctttgggtggtggaccattctttatacacacgggaaactgttgagagtgggaaaacccagcagctttgcagttcttgacgctCTCAAACAG GTTATGTACCTGGGGGAGCTGGAGGAGATCCTAGACGTGATCGAGCCGACACAGTTCGTCAAGATCCAGGAGTCGCTTTTCAAACAGATCTCCAGATGCGTATCCAGCCCACACTTCCAG GTGGCAGAAAGGGCCCTGTACTACTGGAACAACGAGTACATCATGAGTCTGATCGAGGAGAACTCCAGCGTTATCTTACCCATCATGTTCGCCAGCCTGTACAGGATCTCTAAAGAACACTGGAACCC GGCGATAGTGGCGTTGGTGTACAACGTACTGAAAGCCTTCATGGAGATGAACAGTACCTTGTTTGATGAGCTCACAGCTACTTACAAGTCAGACCGCCAGCG tgagaagaagaaggagaaggagagggaggagcttTGGAAGAAGTTAGAGGACCTGGAGCTGAAGAGGAGCCTTAGGCGTGACGGGATAATTCCCACTTAA
- the LOC129812972 gene encoding serine/threonine-protein phosphatase 2A 56 kDa regulatory subunit epsilon isoform-like isoform X3 yields the protein MDTLSDLKMKEYKRSTLNELVDYVTVSRGYLTEQAYPEVVKMVSYNIFRTLPPTDSNEFDPEEDEPTLEASWPHLQLVYEFFIRFLESQEFQPSIAKKYIDQKFVLQLLELFDSEDPRERDYLKTVLHRIYGKFLGLRAFIRKQINNIFLRFVYETEHFNGVAELLEILGSIINGFALPLKAEHKQFLVKVLMPLHTVRSLSLFHAQLAYCIVQFLEKDPALTEPVIRGLLKFWPKTCSQKENCLNSSGHGLKCVKHSTGMLDHVDSNASHSCQVGRMSFGWWTILYTHGKLLRVGKPSSFAVLDALKQVMYLGELEEILDVIEPTQFVKIQESLFKQISRCVSSPHFQVAERALYYWNNEYIMSLIEENSSVILPIMFASLYRISKEHWNPAIVALVYNVLKAFMEMNSTLFDELTATYKSDRQREKKKEKEREELWKKLEDLELKRSLRRDGIIPT from the exons ATGGACACGCTGTCTGACCTAAAGATGAAAGAGTACAAGCGCTCCACACTCAACGAACTGGTGGACTATGTCACCGTCAGCAGGGGCTACCTGACAGAACAGGCCTACCCGGAGGTTGTCAAAATG GTGTCTTACAACATATTCCGGACCCTTCCGCCCACGGACAGTAATGAGTTTGACCCAGAGGAGGATGAACCCACACTCGAGGCCTCATGGCCGCACTTACAG CTGGTGTATGAGTTCTTCATACGATTCTTGGAGAGTCAAGAATTCCAGCCCAGCATTGCCAAAAAGTACATAGACCAGAAATTTGTTCTACAG CTCTTGGAGCTCTTTGACAGTGAGGACCCTCGGGAGAGAGATTACCTGAAAACAGTCTTACACAGAATCTATGGGAAATTCCTGGGGCTGAGGGCTTTTATACGAAAACAGATAAATAATATTTTTCTACG TTTTGTTTATGAGACTGAGCACTTTAACGGGGTTGCTGAGTTGCTGGAGATCTTGGGAAG CATAATCAATGGTTTTGCCCTGCCGCTCAAAGCAGAGCACAAACAGTTTCTGGTCAAAGTGTTGATGCCCCTCCACACTGTCAGGAGTCTGTCCCTCTTCCACGCACAG TTGGCGTATTGCATTGTACAGTTCCTAGAGAAAGACCCAGCGTTAACAGAACCA GTCATCAGGGGCTTACTGAAGTTCTGGCCAAAAACCTGCAGTCAAAAAGAG aactgcctcaattcatcggggcatggactaaaATGTgtcaagcattccacagggatgctggaccatgttgattccaatgcttcccacagttgtcaagttggtaggatgtcctttgggtggtggaccattctttatacacacgggaaactgttgagagtgggaaaacccagcagctttgcagttcttgacgctCTCAAACAG GTTATGTACCTGGGGGAGCTGGAGGAGATCCTAGACGTGATCGAGCCGACACAGTTCGTCAAGATCCAGGAGTCGCTTTTCAAACAGATCTCCAGATGCGTATCCAGCCCACACTTCCAG GTGGCAGAAAGGGCCCTGTACTACTGGAACAACGAGTACATCATGAGTCTGATCGAGGAGAACTCCAGCGTTATCTTACCCATCATGTTCGCCAGCCTGTACAGGATCTCTAAAGAACACTGGAACCC GGCGATAGTGGCGTTGGTGTACAACGTACTGAAAGCCTTCATGGAGATGAACAGTACCTTGTTTGATGAGCTCACAGCTACTTACAAGTCAGACCGCCAGCG tgagaagaagaaggagaaggagagggaggagcttTGGAAGAAGTTAGAGGACCTGGAGCTGAAGAGGAGCCTTAGGCGTGACGGGATAATTCCCACTTAA